The proteins below come from a single Candidatus Cloacimonadota bacterium genomic window:
- a CDS encoding GTP cyclohydrolase I FolE2: MINMPDIQAQDDSRHITIDKVGVKGIRYPVLVDDRANGVQATIAEVNLYVDLHHSKRGTHMSRFIEILNRYHQNNIIGQLDKLLLELKSVLNADAAYIDLAFPYFIQKSAPVSGIAALMDYQCFFNASYAEEFELWIGARIPVTALCPCSKEISAEGAHNQRSLVTLKVRYDEFIWLEELIEVAEEVASCPVYPLLKRQDEKYVTETAYARPRFVEDIAREATQRLQADPRVGEFSVEVESFESIHNHNAYALVCRPRLA; the protein is encoded by the coding sequence ATGATAAATATGCCCGATATCCAGGCTCAGGACGACAGCCGCCATATCACAATCGACAAGGTTGGGGTCAAAGGCATCCGCTATCCCGTTTTGGTGGACGACCGCGCCAACGGCGTTCAAGCCACCATCGCCGAAGTCAACCTCTATGTGGACCTCCATCACAGCAAACGTGGAACCCATATGTCCCGATTCATCGAGATTCTGAACCGCTATCACCAGAACAACATCATCGGCCAATTGGACAAACTTTTACTGGAGCTGAAATCCGTCCTGAATGCCGACGCTGCCTACATTGACCTCGCCTTCCCCTATTTCATCCAAAAAAGCGCTCCTGTATCCGGAATTGCCGCTTTGATGGATTACCAATGCTTTTTCAACGCGTCCTACGCCGAGGAGTTTGAGCTTTGGATTGGCGCCCGGATTCCCGTCACGGCGTTGTGTCCCTGTTCCAAGGAAATATCCGCCGAAGGCGCTCACAACCAGCGTTCCCTGGTGACCCTCAAGGTTCGCTACGACGAATTTATCTGGCTAGAAGAGCTCATCGAAGTGGCGGAAGAGGTGGCGAGCTGCCCTGTTTATCCGCTCTTGAAGCGCCAGGATGAAAAATATGTGACCGAAACGGCCTACGCGCGTCCCCGTTTTGTGGAGGACATCGCCAGGGAGGCCACCCAAAGGCTTCAAGCTGACCCCCGGGTGGGGGAATTCAGCGTGGAAGTCGAAAGCTTTGAATCCATCCACAACCACAACGCCTACGCGCTGGTCTGCCGTCCCCGGCTGGCCTGA